GGTGCCACTAATGAGAAACCCCGCCTTTTCAAATCGATCGCGATACGCGTTGTTGAATTCGTATCGATGCCGGTGTCGCTCGTTGATGACAAAGGCACCGTAAAGCTGCGCAGATTTGCTGCCCATCACCAACTGGCAGGCTTGCGATCCCAACCTCATCGTCCCGCCCTTCTTGGTCACCTTGGTCTGGCCGTCCAGCATCGCGATTACCGGATGCGGGCTGTTCAGATCGAACTCCGTCGAATGCGCCTTGTCCAGTTTTAGAACGTTGCGCGCAAATTCAATCGTCGCGATCTGCATCCCCAGGCATAGCCCCAAATATGGGATGTTGTTCTCGCGCGCATATTTCGCGGCCAAAATCTTGCCTTCAATCCCACGCTCACCAAATCCTCCCGGCACCAAAATCCCCCCCAATCCCTTCAAAATCTTATCCGGCCCATCGCGCTCGATGTCCTCGGCATCCACCTTGTGAATCTCAACACCGCAATCGTTCGCCACGCCGCCATGAATAATCGCTTCGTAAACCGATTTATAAGCGTCATTCAGCTCGATATATTTGCCCACCACACCAATCCGCACGCGATGCTGCGGCGCGATCAGCTTGCGAATAATTTCCTGCCAATGCGTCATGTTTGGCGCTGGCACATCGAGGTGCAACATCCGGCACACTAAATCATCGAGGCGTTCCCGCTGCAGCATCAATGGCACTTCATAAATGCTGTGATCCACATCCTTCTCTTCAATCACCGCCTCAAACGGCACATTGCAATACATTGAAATCTTCTGCCGCAAATCCTTGTCCAATGGCCGCTCACAACGAC
This genomic window from Pedosphaera parvula Ellin514 contains:
- a CDS encoding CTP synthase produces the protein YIFVTGGVVSSLGKGLTAAALGTLLENRGLKVTLQKFDPYLNVDPGTMSPYQHGEVYVLDDGAETDLDLGHYERFTNVKLTRTNNLTSGQVYQTVLDKERRGDYLGKTVQVIPHVTDEIKMRIRTLAEQSKADVVITEIGGTTGDIEGLPFLEAIREFALEVGYSNALFLHVTYVPFIKAAGELKTKPTQQSVAKLREIGITPHILVCRCERPLDKDLRQKISMYCNVPFEAVIEEKDVDHSIYEVPLMLQRERLDDLVCRMLHLDVPAPNMTHWQEIIRKLIAPQHRVRIGVVGKYIELNDAYKSVYEAIIHGGVANDCGVEIHKVDAEDIERDGPDKILKGLGGILVPGGFGERGIEGKILAAKYARENNIPYLGLCLGMQIATIEFARNVLKLDKAHSTEFDLNSPHPVIAMLDGQTKVTKKGGTMRLGSQACQLVMGSKSAQLYGAFVINERHRHRYEFNNAYRDRFEKAGFLISGTTPEGKLVEVIELEKHPFFIACQFHPEFQSKPHKPHPLFRGFIAAAHAYSHQRPL